The Drosophila biarmipes strain raj3 chromosome X, RU_DBia_V1.1, whole genome shotgun sequence genome includes the window TcgtaaaatttatattttgtgcgCGTCGGCTTGCTGTTATCGGTATCGATTGTCACTTTtactcgctggccaaaatctAGCTATAGCTACAAAAAAGATAGGTTCTCGTCCACTGAGCACCCTTCAAAATGCAATTGCTTCATCACGGCACTTATCAAGCATCAACCATGATTAGACATACATTTGGTTTGAACCAAAATGATCTtacttttatacattttagaGTCATTTAttggtatttattattatgagTGCTAAAAATAGCTAAAGCTGATCATAAATGTACTGAAAACGTCAGCACTGGTGAAACCAGTGTTGGCTAAACGataacataaacaaaacaaagcagGCCGGTGGCTAAAACCCAATTTGAAATACTTTAGTTTATAGGCCAGGCAAAACCCAACTGCATCCATGTCCATGTCAGGTGTGTCATCAGCGCGGGAGTCCCTCTCACACGCGATGAACAACCGCTTCCTTCCCAACCTGGAGTACTTGCTGCAGGGCTCCATCCTGGACTCCGCCGTGGAGCACCTGATGCACAGGTGAATAACCCCTGGGTTTGAACCAATCAAACATACTAATTGTGTTATTTAAACGCCGACGCACAGGCTCAAGGGACTATGCGACAATGTGGACACCTCGCCGGAACACTTTCACGACCTGGAGGTGTGTATGAGTCTGCGCCAGCCCAACGCCAATCAGCCGCTGCTGCTCCGCGTACGCCGGGCACTCGGTCGCGATGCTCCGTTCCAGATGCGCTACTTGGGAAACCCCGAGGTGGACCAGCGCCGACCTACGCTAGTGCGCAGCTGCATGGACTGCGCTTGCACCAACGGCATCTTGGAGTTTCTCACAGAGATGGGTTTCCGCCTGGAGTTCGAGTACATAGCAAAGGGTGCGAAACAACATCTCATTAATGGCACACATAACAACACATTGAAGAATTCCAGGCTACATGTTTCGCAAGGGCCGCATGAAGATCACCGTAtccaaactaattaaaatcgTGCCTGGCAAGCAGCAAGATATGGCCAACGAGCCCATCTCGCAGTCTCACATAGTGGAACTCTCTGTGGTGGCGCCCACGGGGCAGGAGAACGTCGGCGAGGAGATGCGCGTGTTTGCCGAACAGCTGAAGCCGCTAGTGCAGCTCGAGAAGATTGACTACAAGCGGCTGGGCGGAATGCCATAGCCTGTAATGAATGCGCACTTCATGTTTCTTCAACAGTAAGTTTATTGCTTAAAGATTAGGACATAGAAAAATATAGAGACAACAAATAATCGAAAAGGAATGGTTTCATTACAATATATAACTGAAACATATCTCAAATTTATCCTTAGATACCACAGAAATATTGAATTGCTTACAGAGTAAACgacagaaaaatatataagacaACAAATGGGTTTCCGAAAGAATAATGAAGCTGCTGGCTGGTTAGTCCTTGAAGGCCTCGTTAAGCGCAGCCAGATTGCGATCGCTCACGTGGCCTTGGAGATCGCTGCGACCCATCAGGGAGATGACCATCTTCAATGTGCTCCAAATAGACTCCGACATTTGGTTCTGCCCACTGCTGGTGGCCGCCATCGCTGCATTGGGCAGCTCCCGGACGGCGTTGGTGTGAGCCTGCATGGTGAGCGCCGTCAGCAGATGCTCCACGGCTTCCTTGTAGGCCTTAAGGTTCATGCAGCACACGCCCACGTTGTAGCGCACCCGGATAAAGCCCGGTTGCAGCTGTAGCGCGTGCTGATAGGCCTCCACCGCCTCCACGGAACGCGAACCGTTAGCCAAGCTGGCGCCCAGACGGTTCCATGTTTTGGCATTCTGAGGATCCACCTGCAGTGCGGCCTGGTAGCAGTCCACTGCTTTGTCAAACTCCCCGGAAAGATTGTACAACACGCCGAGCGCCTCCTGGACCTCGGCATCCACCTCCGCTGGATTCTGACGCACCGCCACCAAGTAGATTTGCTGCAAATCGCGCAGCTTACTCGGGCCAATTAGGGACGATGCCAGCGAAGAGCCCTCGATTTGCAGTTCCGGAAAGTCGGCGACCAGGTGCTGGTACTTGGGATGCACTGACAGCCAGCTGCACAGCATACGCACGGCGTTATTCTGCAATCCCTCGTTAGTGTAGCAGACGGCCAGGGCCATTAGGACCTGCTGGTTCTCCGGCTGCAGGTCGTAGGCTCGCCTTAGCGCCGCTATGGCCTGCGGATCCATTTCGTTTTCCGCCTGCGAAGTGCCCAGCAGCTGCCAGACCTCCGCGCGCTCCGGCTGCTTCTTGGCCGCCACCTCGAAACAGAGAACGGCGCTGGGTATGTCGCCCTTCGCCAGATACTCCTTACCCTTCTCGAACGCGTTCTCCAGCTCGGACATGGGGTTCTCCTCGGCGAACTCGTACTCCTTGTAGGCGTCCATATTGTCGTTGAACTCCGATAGCCATGGATGCTCGTTTTCGTCGGCCAGCTTCTGCCACTCGTCCTGCAACCGCTGCCAAAACTTCTCGTTGAAGTTGGAGGCAGTCTGCTCCTTCTGCTCGGCGCTGCGCTGGTAGTCGCTGATCCAATCTTCCAGCGACTCACCCTGCGGCGCCTGGGGCAGGTTGTCTGTGACGATGGTCTCCATGGCCGAGTCAAAGAAGgggtcctgctgctgctgactgGCTGTAATGGCCATCAGCGGCTGCCGATGCACCGGTCGGAAGTTCTGGCTGCTGATCAGGGGCTCGTCAAAGAACTCCTGGGCGTGCTGCAGGTCCTGGTGCTGCGCTTGCATGTGGATCATCTTGTTGGGCAGGGCGGGCGCTAGACCACGTGCGAAGTCCTGGCCCCACTGCTCCGCCTGCTGCTGGTGCATCTGCTGTTGTGGATTTCCGTAGATGTTTATGTCACGCATCTCCTGGAGCAGTGTGTCCATTTGGAAGGACTGTGGCGGAGCGGCCACCTGGCCCAAGAACTCGTTGATCAACTGGTCCTCGGGACGAGCGCCCCGCTCAAACTGCCGCTGCACATAGCCCTCATCCTTGTGGGCAACATCGCGGGTGAACTGGCCGCCCAGCTGCATCAGCGGATTCACGCCGCCGCAGTCGCCCTCGATCAGCGGGCGGAACGACATGGTGCTCGAGTTGGAGGATGCTACGTAATGTAAGTGGAGCAGCCGGAGATAAGAGGAGAGGCCAAGTCAGGTCCACAACAAAGGTCCAAATGTCCACCAAGATTACCTGAGC containing:
- the LOC108023427 gene encoding mediator of RNA polymerase II transcription subunit 18 — protein: MSMSGVSSARESLSHAMNNRFLPNLEYLLQGSILDSAVEHLMHRLKGLCDNVDTSPEHFHDLEVCMSLRQPNANQPLLLRVRRALGRDAPFQMRYLGNPEVDQRRPTLVRSCMDCACTNGILEFLTEMGFRLEFEYIAKGYMFRKGRMKITVSKLIKIVPGKQQDMANEPISQSHIVELSVVAPTGQENVGEEMRVFAEQLKPLVQLEKIDYKRLGGMP
- the LOC108023424 gene encoding peroxisomal targeting signal 1 receptor; this encodes MSFRPLIEGDCGGVNPLMQLGGQFTRDVAHKDEGYVQRQFERGARPEDQLINEFLGQVAAPPQSFQMDTLLQEMRDINIYGNPQQQMHQQQAEQWGQDFARGLAPALPNKMIHMQAQHQDLQHAQEFFDEPLISSQNFRPVHRQPLMAITASQQQQDPFFDSAMETIVTDNLPQAPQGESLEDWISDYQRSAEQKEQTASNFNEKFWQRLQDEWQKLADENEHPWLSEFNDNMDAYKEYEFAEENPMSELENAFEKGKEYLAKGDIPSAVLCFEVAAKKQPERAEVWQLLGTSQAENEMDPQAIAALRRAYDLQPENQQVLMALAVCYTNEGLQNNAVRMLCSWLSVHPKYQHLVADFPELQIEGSSLASSLIGPSKLRDLQQIYLVAVRQNPAEVDAEVQEALGVLYNLSGEFDKAVDCYQAALQVDPQNAKTWNRLGASLANGSRSVEAVEAYQHALQLQPGFIRVRYNVGVCCMNLKAYKEAVEHLLTALTMQAHTNAVRELPNAAMAATSSGQNQMSESIWSTLKMVISLMGRSDLQGHVSDRNLAALNEAFKD